The following coding sequences are from one Haliotis asinina isolate JCU_RB_2024 chromosome 3, JCU_Hal_asi_v2, whole genome shotgun sequence window:
- the LOC137276727 gene encoding coiled-coil domain-containing protein 87-like, producing MTTEVKNSSSFKGFMRESKIRTPKYQPVKVVKPEKHDAMYPMRWPPYDNTDVENRIDGVLGPLSIFAPFPHEDEPEHVELELERPVTPIDQEIKSQPSSLDQLTKFVRRRIAARPDVPFLSIEDQQNLAGIIMGEVNLIWPDIRKQIDDPFLSPEENKELNRRIAVYIVTVCEQLFSHYLDKAQVLNSRGVFSGPANMSRLKAQLALEASKFLTILTIRRYIVADMRGQGETESASSEDFFTSHPTKAKTAVGGFAQLSYEGLIQTSRPKSKVKKYRMRTLDHDVREMTNNMPSLDTSKLMDLVAQLPDRAMASPSEDARSLASRISERESKTSTFSQEEASLQKVLLKRCSSDPNLHDGETLLEEMEISERVRDDPFHQYELEVLHRERDIMAKEKVADDQPKIGSREYAAEDLRRLVDRKDESHQEVDEDLPPLLQAIVRNARHDGLKEKMAEKMEELEKKKQQRIEDEHIAVEAPTHPQPATVNSKLSNELTVRTSDIRVSERVCMSSITLNRFATVYNDLIEEVDPATVKGLDKNLFLSDEIREVYREIMKTVPQDHLDLDDDLMVIPAAENISLAGAMASTTLAKKPNERVINPQLRKGHDPPWGEMDAKNWARTPSSPPKNFQGDNTFTPLTPNPDKIHAAFNNQPSKTSQPLTSSENMPSVVADKMARTYASWLQWWKSTVTSDDYMKFLSTQETDFMGVLFHFYDSEDDDGEDENDDGDSGGGTGGGSTIGIRNRPRPPRRNNTRSSHSIKATEQRERDKKVQELKALKTEYKEGFWNVNSVLLGGLGKDPGLEVDEEEANKTQKPVEASKSAKTLAERAAQARQARLIREKSRVTSQASGRLSSTTHSATSKSSEAEFQKPATPQERLEHVWACLKMTDSMKLDMAIKYSCNEFFDRLNEVMEKWETAADLILKREALLEKLENFERRASDPNRFFEKGHKGSSVLRLEEARQRSFYYKSIDALEVEIKVELDYVKEKFQDSITFQGRPYEDKMKWDRVEMLYWLQEERKQHAIQYEALTRQLPLKHAQLEPIQLQAK from the exons ATGACTACAGAAGTCAAAAACTCATCAAGCTTTAAGGGGTTTATGCGGGAGTCAAAGATCCGCACCCCGAAATACCAGCCTGTCAAAGTTGTGAAACCTGAGAAACATGATGCTATGTATCCCATGAGATGGCCGCCATATGATAAT ACTGACGTTGAGAATCGTATTGATGGAGTTCTTGGCCCGCTGTCTATATTTGCTCCATTTCCACATGAAGATG AACCAGAACATGTGGAACTTGAATTAGAACGCCCAGTCACTCCCATTGAT CAAGAGATCAAGAGTCAGCCATCATCTCTAGACCAGCTCACAAAATTTGTGAGGCGTCGGATTGCAGCACGACCTGATGTACCTTTTCTCTCTATAGAAGATCAACAGAATCTG GCTGGTATCATCATGGGTGAGGTGAACTTGATCTGGCCAGACATCAGGAAACAGATTGatgatccatttctg AGTCCTGAGGAGAACAAGGAGTTGAACCGTCGTATCGCTGTGTACATTGTGACTGTCTGTGAACAGCTCTTCTCTCATTACCTCGACAAAgctcagg TGTTAAATAGCAGAGGTGTGTTCAGTGGACCTGCCAACATGAGTCGACTCAAGGCCCAGCTAGCCCTGGAAGCCAGCAAGTT TTTGACCATCCTGACGATCCGTCGCTACATTGTTGCTGACATGAGAGGCCAAGGTGAAACTGAGTCTGCCTCCTCAGAGGACTTCTTCACTTCTCATCCCACTAAGGCTAAGACTGCTGTTGGAGGATTTGCTCAACTGTCTTATGAAGGACTG ATACAAACAAGTCGTCCCAAGTCCAAGGTGAAGAAGTACCGGATGCGAACACTGGACCACGACGTGAGAGAG atgaccaacaacatgccaAGCCTGGACACCAGCAAACTGATGGATCTAGTGGCCCAGCTCCCAGATAGGGCCATGGCTTCCCCTTCTGAAG ATGCTCGATCTCTTGCAAGCAGAATTTCTGAGAGAGAGTCCAAAACTTCTAC TTTCTCACAAGAGGAGGCATCCTTGCAGAAAGTGTTATTGAAG CGGTGTAGTTCTGACCCCAACCTCCATGACGGCGAGACCCTACTGGAGGAGATGGAGATTAGCGAGCGTGTCCGTGACGACCCCTTTCACCAGTATGAGTTGGAAGTTCTACACAGGGAGAGGGACATCATGGCTAAG GAGAAGGTCGCGGATGACCAGCCTAAAATTGGGTCAAGGGAGTATGCTGCGGAGGATCTGCGGAGGTTGGTGGACAGGAAGGATGAGTCTCACCAGGAGGTAGATGAAGATCTACCTCCTCTCTTACAG GCTATTGTCCGTAATGCACGTCATGACGGCCTGAAGGAGAAgatggcagaaaagatggaggAACTGGAGAAGAAGAAACAACAGAGGATTGAGGACGAACA CATCGCTGTCGAAGCCCCTACTCATCCACAGCCTGCGACAGTGAACAGCAAGCTCTCAAACGAG CTGACAGTACGTACATCCGACATCCGTGTGTCAGAACGGGTATGCATGTCCTCTATCACCCTGAACAGATTTGCCACGGTCTACAACGACCTGATTGAAGAG GTGGATCCTGCTACTGTGAAGGGTCTAGACAAGAACCTGTTCCTCTCAGATGAGATCCGGGAGGTGTACCGTGAGATCATGAAGACTGTGCCTCAGGACCATCTTGACCTAGACGAT GACTTGATGGTAATACCTGCAGCAGAGAACATCTCTCTGGCTGGCGCCATGGCTTCAACAACATTGGCCAAGAAGCCGAATGAGAGAGTCATAAACCCACAACTCCGGAAAGGCCATGACCCTCCCTGGGGAGAAATGGATGCCAAAAATTGGGCAAGAAC ACCTTCAAGTCCGCCAAAGAATTTCCAAGGAGACAACACATTTACACCTTTA ACTCCAAACCCAGATAAGATCCATGCAGCCTTCAACAACCAACCGTCGAAGACATCTCAGCCGCTGACATCATCCGAGAACATGCCGAGTGTGGTGGCAGACAAAATGGCCAGGACATATGCATCGTGGCTGCAGTGGTGGAAGAGTACCGTCACCAGTGATGACTACATGAAGTTCCTCTCCACACAG GAGACAGATTTCATGGGAGTGCTGTTCCATTTCTATGACTctgaggatgatgatggtgaagaTGAAAATGATGATGGCGATTCTGGAGGAGGGACAGGGGGAGGGTCAACCATAGGAATCAGAAACAGGCCACGCCCCCCAAGGCGGAACAACACAAGGTCCTCTCACTCCATCAAAGCTACAGAACAAAG AGAGCGAGACAAGAAGGTCCAAGAATTGAAGGCTCTCAAGACAGAGTACAAGGAAGGCTTCTGGAATGTTAACTCTGTCCTCCTTGGTGGCCTTGGCAAAGACCCAGGTTTAGAAG TTGATGAGGAAGAAGCTAACAAGACACAAAAGCCTGTTGAAGCAAGTAAATCGGCCAAGACACTGGCTGAGAGGGCAGCACAGGCCAGACAGGCTCGCTTGATACGTGAGAAGTCAAG AGTGACATCTCAAGCATCAGGAAGACTATCAAGCACAACCCACTCTGCAACATCCAAGTCATCTGAG GCAGAGTTCCAGAAGCCAGCAACACCACAAGAACGCCTGGAGCATGTGTGGGCGTGTCTGAAGATGACTGACAGCATGAAACTTGATATGGCCATCAAGTATAGCTGTAATGAGTTCTTTGACAGACTTAATGAG GTTATGGAGAAGTGGGAGACAGCAGCAGATCTGATTCTCAAACGAGAGGCTCTGCTGGAGAAGTTGGAAAACTTTGAACGAAGGGCCTCTGACCCCAACAGATTCTTTGAGAAAG GACACAAGGGCAGCTCAGTGCTGAGGCTGGAGGAGGCCAGACAGAGGAGCTTCTACTACAAG AGTATTGATGCCCTGGAAGTTGAAATTAAAGTTGAACTTGACTATGTCAAGGAAAAGTTCCAGGACAGCATAACATTTCAG GGTCGACCATATGAAGACAAGATGAAGTGGGACCGTGTAGAAATGTTGTACTGGCTGCAAGAGGAGAGGAAGCAGCATGCCATCCAATACGAGGCTCTCACACGACAGCTGCCACTCAAACATGCCCAGCTGGAGCCCATACAGCTGCAGGCCAAGTAA
- the LOC137276728 gene encoding tRNA (adenine(37)-N6)-methyltransferase-like isoform X2: MPNLWHLKPIGYMTSVFHHKNGTPRQPAICTHAQGSITIEKAVFNNPEHSLEDLDNFSHVWIMFLFHKNNNAHTKAKVKPPRLDGRRVGVFSTRSPYRPNAIGLTLAAVDKIQGATIFLKGIDILDGTPILDIKPYIPDYDVPVTMVTKSDQYLKTESQRPDPTDISLQEDKSVANSISNPCLLKGSRSLETGENQPSSSEVDIEKTNDENSGGIVFSGSKQSNTSENSVNTDESITTCNKQSMVNQQHGDEGEVTLDTLSSSLLSDFTETKHSDNSDVKTADWIRKVRKLRVRFTPTATEQLRRFSSDSPDSNFRLNLFSCVGDVEAAIQEVLNEDPRSVYRRQKCRDSLYFFSIDIVHVTCWFDDVTAEVVRIQPVTFVPQCS; this comes from the exons ATGCCCA ATTTATGGCACCTGAAACCAATTGGTTACATGACATCTGTGTTTCACCATAAGAATGGAACGCCTCGTCAACCAGCCATCTGTACACATGCTCAAGGCAGTATTACAATCGAGAAAGCTGTTTTTAACAACCCTGAACATTCTTTAGAAGACTTGGATAACTTCTCTCATGTGTG GATTATGTTTCTGTTCCATAAGAACAACAATGCCCACACCAAAGCCAAGGTGAAACCACCAAGGCTAGATGGAAGGAGGGTAGGGGTGTTCTCCACAAGGTCTCCATACCGACCAAATGCTATAGGCCTCACCCTTGCTGCTGTCGACAAAATACAAG GTGCTACAATATTTTTGAAAGGCATTGACATCCTAGATGGGACCCCAATCCTGGATATCAAGCCTTACATCCCTGACTATGATGttcctgttaccatggttacaaaatCTGACCAATATCTTAAGACAGAATCACAAAGACCTGACCCAACAGACATTTCACTTCAGGAGGATAAAAGTGTCGCCAACTcaatcagcaacccatgtttgttgaagGGTTCCAGAAGTCTGGAAACTGGAGAGAATCAGCCAAGCTCTTCAGAAGTTGACATTGAAAAGACTAATGATGAAAATTCAGGAGGTATTGTGTTCTCAGGAAGTAAACAAAGTAATACATCTGAAAATAGTGTAAACACCGATGAAAGTATAACAACCTGTAATAAACAGAGTATGGTGAACCAGCAACATGGAGatgaaggggaggtaactcttgacACCTTGTCGTCCAGTCTCCTTTCAGatttcactgaaacaaaacatagtGACAACTCTGATGTGAAGACAGCTGACTGGATCAGAAAGGTCAGGAAGCTGAGAGTCCGGTTTACACCAACAGCTACTGAACAGCTTCGCAGGTTTTCATCAGATTCCCCAGACTCCAACTTCAGACTGAATCTGTTCAGCTGTGTAGGTGATGTTGAAGCTGCTATACAAGAAGTGCTGAATGAAGATCCTAGGTCAGTGTACCGGAGACAGAAGTGTAGGGACAGTCTGTACTTCTTCTCCATAGACATAGTACATGTGACTTGCTGGTTTGACGATGTCACTGCGGAGGTTGTCCGAATACAGCCAGTCACATTTGTACCACAGTGTTCATGA
- the LOC137276728 gene encoding tRNA (adenine(37)-N6)-methyltransferase-like isoform X3, whose amino-acid sequence MTSVFHHKNGTPRQPAICTHAQGSITIEKAVFNNPEHSLEDLDNFSHVWIMFLFHKNNNAHTKAKVKPPRLDGRRVGVFSTRSPYRPNAIGLTLAAVDKIQGATIFLKGIDILDGTPILDIKPYIPDYDVPVTMVTKSDQYLKTESQRPDPTDISLQEDKSVANSISNPCLLKGSRSLETGENQPSSSEVDIEKTNDENSGGIVFSGSKQSNTSENSVNTDESITTCNKQSMVNQQHGDEGEVTLDTLSSSLLSDFTETKHSDNSDVKTADWIRKVRKLRVRFTPTATEQLRRFSSDSPDSNFRLNLFSCVGDVEAAIQEVLNEDPRSVYRRQKCRDSLYFFSIDIVHVTCWFDDVTAEVVRIQPVTFVPQCS is encoded by the exons ATGACATCTGTGTTTCACCATAAGAATGGAACGCCTCGTCAACCAGCCATCTGTACACATGCTCAAGGCAGTATTACAATCGAGAAAGCTGTTTTTAACAACCCTGAACATTCTTTAGAAGACTTGGATAACTTCTCTCATGTGTG GATTATGTTTCTGTTCCATAAGAACAACAATGCCCACACCAAAGCCAAGGTGAAACCACCAAGGCTAGATGGAAGGAGGGTAGGGGTGTTCTCCACAAGGTCTCCATACCGACCAAATGCTATAGGCCTCACCCTTGCTGCTGTCGACAAAATACAAG GTGCTACAATATTTTTGAAAGGCATTGACATCCTAGATGGGACCCCAATCCTGGATATCAAGCCTTACATCCCTGACTATGATGttcctgttaccatggttacaaaatCTGACCAATATCTTAAGACAGAATCACAAAGACCTGACCCAACAGACATTTCACTTCAGGAGGATAAAAGTGTCGCCAACTcaatcagcaacccatgtttgttgaagGGTTCCAGAAGTCTGGAAACTGGAGAGAATCAGCCAAGCTCTTCAGAAGTTGACATTGAAAAGACTAATGATGAAAATTCAGGAGGTATTGTGTTCTCAGGAAGTAAACAAAGTAATACATCTGAAAATAGTGTAAACACCGATGAAAGTATAACAACCTGTAATAAACAGAGTATGGTGAACCAGCAACATGGAGatgaaggggaggtaactcttgacACCTTGTCGTCCAGTCTCCTTTCAGatttcactgaaacaaaacatagtGACAACTCTGATGTGAAGACAGCTGACTGGATCAGAAAGGTCAGGAAGCTGAGAGTCCGGTTTACACCAACAGCTACTGAACAGCTTCGCAGGTTTTCATCAGATTCCCCAGACTCCAACTTCAGACTGAATCTGTTCAGCTGTGTAGGTGATGTTGAAGCTGCTATACAAGAAGTGCTGAATGAAGATCCTAGGTCAGTGTACCGGAGACAGAAGTGTAGGGACAGTCTGTACTTCTTCTCCATAGACATAGTACATGTGACTTGCTGGTTTGACGATGTCACTGCGGAGGTTGTCCGAATACAGCCAGTCACATTTGTACCACAGTGTTCATGA
- the LOC137276725 gene encoding large ribosomal subunit protein mL65-like: MSERVNHVDQSKHLLYSHRRCKMAAAMCSRVDSASRICKRLLKVSRRYSSLVHQNVVVEHESRDLYPPVRPKFPEGSWGAMDRRQAWAWRTKKEKLSNVTSVKDRIDMITKKKMTMWKYKVAEKYPRVLPYQQYATKTHLVKGMPTVYTSLEVDEVVNKLKPVVIDTICLEKEILARDKLVTKALPWDRPALSSQVLLKSLFNALTTCLSAHCDHLTTAQFDENVRVEAFWDRHGFSRQKILDNDEDNKKYVTVNESRLQACQQADFVIRSENPLPEFLPQDDEFCKTATYPELEYHPLTYGQNFQRKLQPSVVAGHWVGDPCEFGLLTVCTSNEVREDGQQFNDVQQQQLLTGMGMNTSFTRLVAEAHYQGFSSAIDITYPFTTQTILSDGQRFTFFAYQLNTLELWKDDDGNPLRNICWHTPEMKLYETVEAGEVKGFNDNALKHIVKFLMLKPGRPGVDLRPTLPREEPAPREATTYINDKPVVVVVEEEEKYV, from the exons ATGTCTGAGAGGGTAAATCATGTAGACCAATCAAAGCATTTGCTGTATTCACATCGGAGATGCAAAATGGCGGCGGCCATGTGTAGTCGTGTTGATTCGGCTTCGAGGATTTGTAAACGTCTGTTGAAGGTGTCTCGCAGATACAGTAGTCTGGTTCACCAGAATGTAGTAGTCGAGCATGAAAGCCGAGACCTTTATCCACCTGTCAGACCCAAGTTCCCCGAGGGTAGCTGGGGAGCAATGGATAGGCGACAGGCATGGGCCTGGCGGACCAAAAAAGAAAAGTTATCAAATGTCACGTCAGTGAAAGACAGGATAGACATGATAACCAAGAAGAAAATGACGATGTGGAAATATAAGGTAGCGGAGAAATACCCCCGTGTTTTGCCGTATCAACAGTATGCAACAAAAACTCACCTTGTGAAGGGAATGCCAACTGTGTACACTTCACTTGAAGTGGATGAAGTTGTGAATAAATTAAAACCAGTTGTTATTGACACTATTTGTTTAGAAAAGGAGATACTTGCCAGGGACAAATTAGTTACAAAGGCTCTTCCCTGGGATCGGCCGGCACTTAGCTCACAAGTACTACTGAAAAGCTTGTTTAATGCTCTCACAACCTGTCTGTCGGCTCACTGTGATCATTTAACCACTGCACAGTTTGATGAAAACGTTCGTGTGGAAGCCTTCTGGGATCGACATGGATTTAGTCGTCAGAAAATACTTGACAATGATGAGGATAACAAGAAATATGTGACAGTTAATGAAAGTCGATTACAGGCATGTCAGCAAGCAGATTTTGTCATCAGGAGTGAAAACCCACTGCCGGAG tttttaccccaggatgatgaattTTGCAAGACAGCAACCTATCCTGAGCTGGAGTATCACCCTCTTACATATGGTCAGAACTTCCAGAGGAAACTTCAGCCTTCAGTTGTTGCTG GGCATTGGGTTGGTGATCCATGTGAGTTTGGCTTGCTGACAGTATGTACATCAAACGAGGTGCGTGAGGATGGCCAACAGTTTAATGATgttcagcagcagcagctgttGACAGGCATGGGGATGAACACTTCATTTACAAGACTTGTTGCTGAAGCTCACTACCAAG GTTTCAGCTCTGCAATAGATATCACCTACCCATTCACAACCCAAACGATTTTAAGTGATGGCCAACGTTTCACATTTTTCGCCTACCAGCTAAACACATTAGAGCTATGGAAGGATGATGATGGCAACCCCCTGAGGAACATCTGTTGGCACACTCCAGAGATGAAACTGTACGAGACTGTGGAGGCAGGAGAAGTGAAAGGTTTCAATGACAATGCTCTTAAACACATAGTCAAGTTTCTTATGTTAAAGCCTGGGAGACCGGGTGTAGATCTGCGACCGACATTACCAAGAGAGGAGCCTGCACCCAGGGAGGCCACCACATACATTAATGATAAACccgtggtggtggttgtggaggaggaggagaaataTGTGTAA
- the LOC137276728 gene encoding tRNA (adenine(37)-N6)-methyltransferase-like isoform X1, with translation MGDLWHLKPIGYMTSVFHHKNGTPRQPAICTHAQGSITIEKAVFNNPEHSLEDLDNFSHVWIMFLFHKNNNAHTKAKVKPPRLDGRRVGVFSTRSPYRPNAIGLTLAAVDKIQGATIFLKGIDILDGTPILDIKPYIPDYDVPVTMVTKSDQYLKTESQRPDPTDISLQEDKSVANSISNPCLLKGSRSLETGENQPSSSEVDIEKTNDENSGGIVFSGSKQSNTSENSVNTDESITTCNKQSMVNQQHGDEGEVTLDTLSSSLLSDFTETKHSDNSDVKTADWIRKVRKLRVRFTPTATEQLRRFSSDSPDSNFRLNLFSCVGDVEAAIQEVLNEDPRSVYRRQKCRDSLYFFSIDIVHVTCWFDDVTAEVVRIQPVTFVPQCS, from the exons ATGGGCG ATTTATGGCACCTGAAACCAATTGGTTACATGACATCTGTGTTTCACCATAAGAATGGAACGCCTCGTCAACCAGCCATCTGTACACATGCTCAAGGCAGTATTACAATCGAGAAAGCTGTTTTTAACAACCCTGAACATTCTTTAGAAGACTTGGATAACTTCTCTCATGTGTG GATTATGTTTCTGTTCCATAAGAACAACAATGCCCACACCAAAGCCAAGGTGAAACCACCAAGGCTAGATGGAAGGAGGGTAGGGGTGTTCTCCACAAGGTCTCCATACCGACCAAATGCTATAGGCCTCACCCTTGCTGCTGTCGACAAAATACAAG GTGCTACAATATTTTTGAAAGGCATTGACATCCTAGATGGGACCCCAATCCTGGATATCAAGCCTTACATCCCTGACTATGATGttcctgttaccatggttacaaaatCTGACCAATATCTTAAGACAGAATCACAAAGACCTGACCCAACAGACATTTCACTTCAGGAGGATAAAAGTGTCGCCAACTcaatcagcaacccatgtttgttgaagGGTTCCAGAAGTCTGGAAACTGGAGAGAATCAGCCAAGCTCTTCAGAAGTTGACATTGAAAAGACTAATGATGAAAATTCAGGAGGTATTGTGTTCTCAGGAAGTAAACAAAGTAATACATCTGAAAATAGTGTAAACACCGATGAAAGTATAACAACCTGTAATAAACAGAGTATGGTGAACCAGCAACATGGAGatgaaggggaggtaactcttgacACCTTGTCGTCCAGTCTCCTTTCAGatttcactgaaacaaaacatagtGACAACTCTGATGTGAAGACAGCTGACTGGATCAGAAAGGTCAGGAAGCTGAGAGTCCGGTTTACACCAACAGCTACTGAACAGCTTCGCAGGTTTTCATCAGATTCCCCAGACTCCAACTTCAGACTGAATCTGTTCAGCTGTGTAGGTGATGTTGAAGCTGCTATACAAGAAGTGCTGAATGAAGATCCTAGGTCAGTGTACCGGAGACAGAAGTGTAGGGACAGTCTGTACTTCTTCTCCATAGACATAGTACATGTGACTTGCTGGTTTGACGATGTCACTGCGGAGGTTGTCCGAATACAGCCAGTCACATTTGTACCACAGTGTTCATGA